In a genomic window of Micromonospora cremea:
- a CDS encoding DUF998 domain-containing protein, protein MRAVPNWAVATAAAAPVLLVTGWTVAETRQPAGYDPIRDTISQLAGHDATDAWIMIACLVLLGCCYLSVAAVLHAAGLPSRFLLAIGGVATIALVAFPRPPVGGSLSHGIAATVAVLALVLWPAGSALRLPRGPDAAHPGAPQPPWAFRRTVGLSATLALLALFGWCAFEVTSGSRTGLAERVTAVAVSLWPLLAVLSARQAHLAWATGGATSVGPVLPAVDVVPPDPLRPADGPDRLA, encoded by the coding sequence ATGCGCGCCGTACCGAACTGGGCCGTCGCCACGGCGGCGGCCGCACCCGTGCTGCTGGTGACCGGTTGGACGGTGGCGGAGACCCGGCAGCCCGCCGGGTACGACCCGATCCGGGACACCATCAGCCAGTTGGCCGGTCACGACGCCACCGACGCCTGGATCATGATCGCGTGCCTGGTGCTGCTCGGCTGCTGCTACCTGTCGGTGGCCGCCGTGTTGCACGCGGCCGGGCTGCCCAGCCGGTTTCTGCTCGCGATCGGTGGTGTGGCCACCATCGCGCTGGTCGCCTTTCCCCGGCCGCCGGTGGGCGGTTCGCTCAGCCACGGCATCGCGGCGACGGTGGCCGTCCTCGCCCTGGTGCTGTGGCCGGCCGGCTCGGCGCTGCGGCTGCCGCGCGGCCCGGACGCCGCGCACCCGGGGGCTCCGCAGCCTCCGTGGGCGTTCCGCCGAACCGTGGGGTTGAGCGCCACGCTCGCGCTGCTCGCCCTCTTCGGCTGGTGCGCGTTCGAGGTGACCAGCGGATCCCGGACCGGGTTGGCCGAGCGGGTGACGGCGGTGGCCGTGTCGCTCTGGCCGTTGCTGGCGGTCCTCTCGGCCCGGCAGGCGCACCTGGCGTGGGCCACCGGTGGTGCCACATCCGTCGGTCCGGTCCTGCCGGCGGTTGATGTCGTACCCCCGGATCCCTTGCGACCAGCGGACGGGCCCGATCGGCTCGCATGA
- a CDS encoding ArsR/SmtB family transcription factor: MAVDGEAPRPAPREVRIDKRQVRVLAHPLRMRLVGALRVNGPATATTLAELLGTNTGATSYHLRQLAEVGLVVEDPERGSGRQRWWQAAHDVTSWEPTDFDDDPDARAAIEWIQGDQVRLLVEHAERWFATQHEWSPAWRDALGMGDIFMTIPPARLEELKAEVWQVLERYHREADAADAADPQARPVQVFLAAYPLREGPR; encoded by the coding sequence ATGGCAGTTGACGGAGAGGCGCCGCGGCCGGCGCCGCGCGAGGTACGGATCGACAAACGGCAGGTCCGGGTGCTGGCGCACCCGCTCCGGATGCGACTGGTCGGGGCCCTGCGGGTGAACGGGCCGGCCACCGCCACCACCCTGGCGGAGTTGCTCGGCACCAATACCGGCGCGACCAGCTACCACCTGCGCCAGCTCGCCGAGGTGGGGCTGGTCGTCGAGGATCCCGAGCGGGGCAGCGGACGCCAGCGCTGGTGGCAGGCGGCGCACGACGTCACCAGCTGGGAACCGACCGACTTCGACGACGACCCCGACGCCCGGGCCGCGATCGAGTGGATCCAGGGCGACCAGGTGCGCCTCCTCGTCGAGCACGCTGAGCGGTGGTTCGCCACCCAGCACGAGTGGTCGCCCGCCTGGCGGGACGCTCTCGGGATGGGAGACATCTTCATGACCATCCCGCCGGCCCGGCTGGAGGAGCTCAAGGCGGAGGTGTGGCAGGTGCTGGAGCGGTACCACCGCGAGGCCGACGCCGCCGACGCCGCCGATCCGCAGGCCCGCCCGGTGCAGGTCTTCCTGGCCGCCTACCCGTTGCGGGAGGGGCCCCGATGA
- a CDS encoding S1 family peptidase, which produces MRPTRSSLRVAATVAVAGTLVVGSLTGAPAQAAPAASPDAAAALSAQLGDRSAGSYIDASGKSVVTVTDEAAARKASNAGATVRYVTRGAAELNRATADLERSAKIPGTAWWSDPVTNQVVVSVDSTVTGAKLERVKAAAARANGAVRIEVEAGVLSTRISGGQAIYAGGGGRCSLGFNVRSGSTYYFLTAGHCTNISSSWYSNSAQTSLIGTRTGTSFPGNDYGIVRHSNSANAAGNVYLYNGSYRDITGAGNASVGQSVQRSGSTTGLRSGSVNATNATVNYAEGSVSGLIRTNVCAEPGDSGGSLFSGGTALGLTSGGSGNCRTGGTTYFQPVTEALSRYGVSVF; this is translated from the coding sequence ATGCGACCCACGAGGTCCTCACTCCGTGTTGCGGCCACCGTCGCCGTGGCCGGAACCCTGGTTGTCGGCTCGCTCACCGGCGCGCCCGCGCAGGCCGCCCCCGCCGCCTCGCCCGACGCCGCCGCCGCCCTCTCCGCTCAGCTCGGCGACCGCTCCGCCGGCTCGTACATCGACGCCAGCGGCAAGTCCGTCGTCACCGTGACCGACGAGGCCGCCGCCCGCAAGGCGAGCAACGCCGGCGCCACCGTCCGGTACGTCACCCGTGGCGCCGCCGAACTCAACCGGGCCACCGCGGACCTGGAGCGCTCCGCCAAGATCCCGGGCACCGCGTGGTGGAGCGACCCGGTCACCAACCAGGTCGTCGTCTCCGTGGACAGCACCGTCACCGGGGCCAAGCTGGAGCGGGTCAAGGCCGCCGCCGCGCGAGCCAACGGCGCGGTCCGGATTGAGGTCGAGGCCGGCGTGCTGAGCACCCGCATCTCCGGTGGCCAGGCCATCTACGCCGGCGGCGGCGGGCGCTGCTCGCTCGGCTTCAACGTGCGCAGCGGCAGCACCTACTACTTCCTGACCGCCGGGCACTGCACCAACATCTCGTCGAGTTGGTACTCGAACTCCGCCCAGACCTCGCTGATCGGCACCCGTACCGGCACCAGCTTCCCGGGCAACGACTACGGCATCGTGCGGCACAGCAACTCGGCCAACGCCGCCGGCAACGTCTACCTCTACAACGGCAGCTACCGGGACATCACCGGCGCCGGCAACGCCTCCGTCGGCCAGTCGGTGCAGCGCTCCGGCAGCACCACCGGCCTGCGTTCCGGCTCGGTGAACGCGACCAACGCCACGGTGAACTACGCCGAGGGCTCGGTCTCCGGCCTGATCCGCACCAACGTCTGCGCCGAGCCGGGCGACAGCGGTGGCTCGCTGTTCAGCGGCGGCACCGCCCTGGGCCTGACCTCCGGTGGTAGCGGCAACTGCCGCACCGGCGGCACCACCTACTTCCAGCCGGTCACCGAGGCACTGAGCCGCTACGGCGTCAGCGTCTTCTGA
- the aspS gene encoding aspartate--tRNA ligase, which produces MIRTHNAGSLRAADAGSTVTLAGWVARRRDHGGVIFVDLRDGSGVVQVVFREEDAHALRNEFCVKVTGEVTRRPAGNENPELPTGEVEVTAAELEVLSEAAPLPLPVDDQIEAGDDIRLKYRYLDLRRSGPANALRLRSRASQLARGVLHERDFLEIETPTLTRSTPEGARDFLVPVRLQPGSWYALPQSPQLFKQLLMVGGMERYYQIARCYRDEDFRADRQPEFTQLDIEMSFVTEDDVIDLGEAIVSTLWKDLAGHEISQPIPRITWHDAMARYGSDKPDLRYGVELTELTDYLRGTEFRVFAGAIDAGGYVGAVVMPGGAAQSRKELDGWQDWAKARGARGLAYVVLDAETGEARGPVAKNLSAEHLGGLADAVGAKPGDAVFFAASATTREAQELLGAARVEIAKRAGLIDESAWAFCWVVDAPMFERTDEGGWTAVHHPFTSPNAEWVDRFEEAPDRALAYAYDIVCNGNEIGGGSIRIHRGDVQKRVFDLLGITPEEAQDKFGFLLEAFKYGAPPHGGIAFGWDRVCMLLAGADSIREVIAFPKTRGGFDPLTGAPTPITGQQRTEAGIDAKPKPPATAHTGTAGPAAPVADPV; this is translated from the coding sequence GTGATCCGTACCCACAATGCCGGAAGCCTGCGCGCGGCGGACGCCGGCTCGACGGTGACGCTCGCCGGGTGGGTGGCCCGCCGGCGCGACCACGGCGGCGTCATCTTCGTCGACCTGCGCGATGGCTCCGGCGTGGTCCAGGTGGTGTTCCGCGAGGAGGACGCGCACGCGCTGCGCAACGAGTTCTGCGTGAAGGTCACCGGCGAGGTGACCCGCCGGCCGGCCGGCAACGAGAACCCGGAGCTGCCCACCGGCGAGGTCGAGGTGACCGCCGCCGAGCTGGAGGTGCTCTCCGAGGCGGCGCCGCTGCCGCTGCCGGTGGACGACCAGATCGAGGCCGGTGACGACATCCGGCTCAAGTACCGCTACCTGGACCTGCGCCGCAGCGGCCCGGCGAACGCGCTGCGGCTGCGCTCGCGCGCCAGCCAGCTCGCCCGGGGCGTGCTGCACGAGCGGGACTTCCTGGAGATCGAGACGCCGACGCTGACCCGCTCGACGCCCGAGGGCGCCCGCGACTTCCTGGTGCCGGTCCGGCTCCAGCCCGGCAGCTGGTACGCGCTGCCGCAGTCGCCGCAGCTGTTCAAGCAGCTGCTGATGGTCGGCGGCATGGAGCGGTACTACCAGATCGCCCGCTGCTACCGGGACGAGGACTTCCGCGCCGACCGGCAGCCGGAGTTCACCCAGCTCGACATCGAGATGTCCTTCGTGACCGAGGACGACGTGATCGACCTCGGCGAGGCGATCGTCTCGACGCTCTGGAAGGACCTGGCGGGGCACGAGATCAGCCAGCCGATCCCGCGGATCACCTGGCACGACGCGATGGCGCGCTACGGCTCCGACAAGCCGGACCTGCGCTACGGCGTCGAGCTGACCGAGCTGACCGACTACCTGCGCGGCACCGAGTTCCGGGTCTTCGCCGGGGCGATCGACGCGGGCGGCTACGTCGGCGCGGTGGTGATGCCCGGCGGCGCGGCGCAGAGCCGCAAGGAGCTGGACGGCTGGCAGGACTGGGCCAAGGCGCGTGGCGCGCGTGGCCTGGCGTACGTGGTGCTGGACGCCGAGACCGGCGAGGCACGGGGCCCGGTGGCCAAGAACCTCTCCGCCGAGCACCTGGGCGGGCTCGCCGACGCGGTCGGCGCCAAGCCGGGCGACGCGGTCTTCTTCGCCGCCAGCGCCACCACCCGTGAGGCGCAGGAGCTGCTCGGCGCCGCCCGGGTCGAGATCGCCAAGCGGGCCGGGCTGATCGACGAGAGCGCGTGGGCGTTCTGCTGGGTGGTCGACGCGCCGATGTTCGAGCGCACCGACGAGGGCGGCTGGACGGCGGTGCACCACCCGTTCACCTCGCCCAACGCCGAGTGGGTGGACCGGTTCGAGGAGGCACCGGACCGGGCGCTGGCGTACGCGTACGACATCGTCTGCAACGGCAACGAGATCGGCGGCGGGTCGATCCGTATCCACCGGGGCGACGTGCAGAAGCGGGTCTTCGACCTGCTCGGCATCACCCCCGAGGAGGCGCAGGACAAGTTCGGCTTCCTGCTGGAGGCGTTCAAGTACGGCGCTCCGCCGCACGGCGGCATCGCCTTCGGCTGGGACCGGGTCTGCATGCTGCTCGCCGGCGCGGACTCGATCCGCGAGGTGATCGCGTTCCCGAAGACCCGCGGTGGCTTCGACCCGCTGACCGGCGCGCCGACGCCGATCACCGGTCAGCAGCGCACCGAGGCCGGCATCGACGCCAAGCCGAAGCCTCCGGCCACCGCGCACACCGGCACCGCCGGCCCGGCCGCCCCGGTGGCCGACCCGGTCTGA
- the hisS gene encoding histidine--tRNA ligase translates to MSKPTPISGFPEWTPGQRMVEQFVLDRIRATFELYGFAPLETRAVEPLDQLLRKGETSKEVYVIRRLHADAEGASGDDQLGLHFDLTVPFARYVLENAGKLAFPFRRYQIQKVWRGERPQEGRYREFVQADIDIVDRDTLAPHHEAEMPLVIGDALRALPIPPVTIQVNNRKICEGFYRGIGLTDPEAVLRAVDKLDKIGPAKVADLLAQTAGASEAQAKACLALAEISAPDASFADAVRALGVDDPLLTEGIEELVRVVETAAEHSPGLCVADLRIARGLDYYTGTVYETQLRGYERFGSICSGGRYDNLASAGATSYPGVGISIGVTRLLGLLLGAGELSISREVPTAVLVAVTSEERRGASNRVAEALRGRGVPTEVSPSAAKFGKQIRYAERRGIPYVWFPGADEAPDEVKDIRSGEQVTASAGEWMPPREDLKPAVG, encoded by the coding sequence ATGAGCAAGCCCACGCCCATCTCCGGCTTCCCGGAGTGGACCCCCGGCCAGCGGATGGTCGAGCAGTTCGTGCTCGACCGGATCCGGGCCACCTTCGAGCTGTACGGTTTCGCCCCGCTGGAGACGCGCGCGGTGGAGCCGCTGGACCAGCTGCTGCGCAAGGGCGAGACCTCGAAGGAGGTCTACGTGATCCGGCGGCTGCACGCCGACGCCGAGGGCGCGAGCGGCGACGACCAGCTCGGCCTGCACTTCGACCTCACCGTGCCGTTCGCCCGGTACGTGCTGGAGAACGCCGGCAAACTGGCTTTCCCGTTCCGGCGCTACCAGATCCAGAAGGTGTGGCGGGGTGAGCGGCCGCAGGAGGGGCGCTACCGGGAGTTCGTCCAGGCCGACATCGACATCGTCGACCGGGACACTCTGGCCCCGCACCACGAGGCGGAGATGCCGCTGGTGATCGGGGACGCGCTGCGCGCGCTGCCGATCCCGCCGGTGACGATCCAGGTCAACAACCGCAAGATCTGTGAGGGCTTCTACCGGGGCATCGGGCTGACCGACCCGGAGGCGGTGCTGCGCGCGGTGGACAAGCTCGACAAGATCGGTCCGGCGAAGGTGGCCGACCTGCTGGCGCAGACCGCGGGGGCGAGCGAGGCGCAGGCCAAGGCGTGCCTGGCGCTGGCCGAGATCTCCGCTCCGGACGCCTCGTTCGCCGACGCGGTCCGCGCGCTCGGGGTCGACGACCCGCTGCTGACCGAGGGGATCGAGGAGCTGGTCCGGGTGGTGGAGACCGCCGCCGAGCACTCGCCCGGGCTCTGCGTGGCGGACCTGCGCATCGCCCGCGGCCTGGACTACTACACCGGCACGGTCTACGAGACCCAGCTGCGCGGCTACGAGCGGTTCGGCTCGATCTGCTCCGGCGGCCGGTACGACAACCTGGCAAGTGCCGGCGCCACCTCGTACCCCGGGGTGGGGATCTCGATCGGCGTGACCCGGCTGCTCGGCCTGCTCCTCGGCGCGGGCGAGCTGTCGATCTCCCGTGAGGTGCCGACCGCCGTGCTGGTCGCGGTGACCAGCGAGGAGCGGCGCGGCGCCAGCAACCGGGTGGCCGAGGCGCTGCGGGGGCGCGGGGTGCCGACCGAGGTGTCGCCGAGCGCGGCGAAGTTCGGCAAGCAGATCCGCTACGCCGAGCGGCGCGGCATTCCGTACGTCTGGTTCCCGGGTGCGGACGAGGCACCGGACGAGGTGAAGGACATCCGCTCCGGCGAGCAGGTCACGGCCAGTGCGGGGGAGTGGATGCCGCCCCGCGAGGACCTGAAACCGGCGGTTGGCTGA
- a CDS encoding GNAT family N-acetyltransferase yields the protein MITDDQVLQDRAAILAAAGHHPYARHALWRGAPARGYRRDGAVLWLLPPGQGPAGGAIGPAGPALEVCAALAADGALRPEQWLHLPRHDPALLAGRLAVSRHDDWDFHWTDAPPPAQPDEQRVVRLAEADHPALEALIDEAFPSTTSRPGDPRVVDWYGIRAGGRLVACGADRSRGDIGFLAGLTVAPDQRGRGLGAALTAGMTRALLTRYDTVGLGVYPDNLGAVRLYRRLGFTNTLQLSSLRLA from the coding sequence ATGATCACCGACGACCAGGTGCTCCAGGACCGGGCCGCCATCCTCGCCGCCGCCGGTCATCACCCGTACGCCCGGCACGCGCTCTGGCGTGGGGCGCCGGCACGCGGCTACCGGCGCGACGGCGCGGTGCTGTGGTTGTTGCCGCCCGGGCAGGGACCCGCTGGCGGCGCGATCGGCCCGGCCGGACCGGCGCTGGAAGTCTGTGCCGCGCTGGCCGCCGACGGGGCGCTGCGCCCCGAGCAGTGGCTGCACCTGCCCCGGCATGACCCGGCGCTGCTGGCGGGCCGGCTGGCGGTGAGCCGGCACGACGACTGGGACTTCCACTGGACCGACGCGCCGCCGCCGGCCCAGCCCGACGAGCAGCGGGTGGTACGCCTCGCCGAGGCCGACCACCCGGCGCTGGAGGCGCTGATCGACGAGGCGTTCCCGAGCACCACCTCCCGCCCCGGCGACCCGCGGGTGGTGGACTGGTACGGCATCCGGGCCGGCGGCCGGCTGGTGGCGTGCGGCGCGGACCGCAGCCGGGGCGACATCGGCTTCCTCGCCGGCCTGACCGTCGCCCCCGATCAGCGGGGTCGGGGGCTGGGCGCGGCGCTGACCGCCGGGATGACGCGGGCGCTGCTGACCCGCTACGACACCGTCGGGTTGGGCGTCTACCCGGACAACCTCGGGGCGGTACGGCTCTACCGCCGACTCGGCTTCACCAACACTCTCCAGCTCAGCTCGCTACGCCTCGCCTGA
- a CDS encoding winged helix-turn-helix transcriptional regulator, translating to MRPAALDWSVENCTISRAMEILGERWTLVVLREVFSGVRRFDDMRVRTGVPRQVLTNRLATLVEQGVLRREPYREPGSRLRHEYRLTEKGLDLWPVLVAVLGWGDRYLADPEGSALSVGHRDCGAQVRVELRCADGHEVGQHRDVVPRPGPGARRRTP from the coding sequence ATGAGGCCCGCGGCGTTGGACTGGTCGGTCGAGAACTGCACCATCTCCCGAGCCATGGAGATCCTCGGTGAGCGGTGGACCCTGGTGGTGCTGCGCGAGGTGTTCAGCGGCGTACGCCGGTTCGACGACATGCGGGTGCGCACCGGCGTTCCGCGTCAGGTGCTGACCAACCGGCTGGCCACCCTGGTGGAGCAGGGCGTTCTGCGCCGCGAGCCGTACCGGGAGCCGGGCAGCCGGTTGCGCCACGAGTACCGGCTGACGGAGAAGGGCCTGGACCTGTGGCCCGTGCTGGTCGCCGTGCTCGGGTGGGGCGACCGCTACCTCGCCGACCCCGAGGGCTCGGCGCTGAGCGTGGGCCACCGCGACTGCGGTGCTCAGGTGCGCGTCGAGCTGCGTTGCGCGGACGGGCACGAGGTGGGCCAGCACCGCGACGTCGTGCCCCGCCCGGGTCCCGGCGCCCGCCGCCGTACCCCCTGA
- a CDS encoding acyl-ACP desaturase, with product MTVSTTLSQTALLVELEPVVARNLDRHLSLAKEWFPHEYVPWSEGRTFDGPLGGEAWSPTDSTIPDVARTALIVNLLTEDNLPSYHHEIATLFGRDGAWGTWVHRWTAEEGRHGTAIRDYLTVTRAVDPVALERARMTHMSEGYENAHGDEVLHSLAYVSFQELATRISHRNTGKATGDPACEALLARVAADENLHMVFYRNLLAASFELAPSQAMRAVADVVADFQMPGNGIEGFARKSVAIALAGIYDLRQHRDEVLLPVLRQWDVFNVTGLNADGEAAREQLAAQLDTLERAAARFEEKRDARAARLALR from the coding sequence GTGACCGTGAGCACCACGCTGAGTCAGACCGCACTGCTCGTCGAGTTGGAGCCGGTTGTCGCGCGCAACCTGGATCGCCATCTCTCGCTGGCGAAGGAGTGGTTCCCGCACGAGTACGTGCCGTGGAGCGAAGGGCGCACCTTCGACGGGCCGCTCGGCGGCGAGGCGTGGTCGCCGACCGACTCCACCATCCCCGACGTGGCCCGCACGGCGCTGATCGTCAACCTGCTGACCGAGGACAACCTGCCCTCCTACCACCACGAGATCGCCACCCTGTTCGGCCGGGATGGCGCGTGGGGCACCTGGGTGCACCGGTGGACCGCGGAGGAGGGCCGGCACGGCACGGCGATCCGCGACTACCTGACGGTCACCCGGGCGGTCGACCCGGTGGCGCTGGAGCGGGCCCGGATGACGCACATGTCCGAGGGTTACGAGAACGCGCACGGGGACGAGGTGCTGCATTCGCTGGCGTACGTCTCGTTCCAGGAGCTGGCCACCCGGATCTCGCACCGCAACACCGGCAAGGCCACCGGCGACCCCGCCTGCGAGGCGCTGCTGGCCCGGGTGGCCGCCGACGAGAACCTGCACATGGTCTTCTACCGCAACCTGCTCGCCGCCTCGTTCGAGCTGGCCCCGAGTCAGGCCATGCGGGCGGTCGCCGACGTGGTGGCCGACTTCCAGATGCCGGGCAACGGCATCGAGGGCTTCGCTCGCAAGTCGGTGGCGATCGCCCTGGCCGGCATCTACGACCTGCGCCAGCACCGCGACGAGGTGCTGCTGCCGGTGCTGCGCCAGTGGGACGTGTTCAACGTGACCGGCCTGAACGCCGACGGCGAGGCCGCCCGTGAGCAACTGGCCGCTCAGCTCGACACCCTGGAGCGTGCCGCCGCCCGCTTCGAGGAGAAGCGCGACGCCCGCGCCGCCCGCCTCGCCCTGCGCTGA
- a CDS encoding PaaI family thioesterase, with protein MTQTQEPARSRTFTWSDPAANAAQVGRRSGLDLLRAMIAGELAAPPVMHLIDMSRMEADEGRVTVDLVPQEFHYNPLGTVHGGVISTLLDTAAACAVHTTLPAGVGYTSLDLSVKFLRPVTVASGILRCEGTVLQRGRRTALAEARLTDADARLIAHATSSCLLFPLPLDPPA; from the coding sequence ATGACGCAGACTCAGGAGCCGGCCCGCAGCCGTACCTTCACCTGGTCGGATCCGGCGGCCAACGCCGCGCAGGTCGGTCGGCGCAGCGGCCTCGACCTGCTCCGGGCGATGATCGCCGGGGAGTTGGCCGCGCCACCGGTGATGCACCTGATCGACATGTCCCGGATGGAGGCCGACGAGGGGCGGGTCACGGTCGATCTGGTCCCGCAGGAGTTCCACTACAACCCGCTGGGCACCGTCCACGGTGGTGTCATCTCCACCCTGCTGGACACCGCCGCCGCCTGCGCCGTGCACACCACGTTGCCCGCCGGCGTCGGCTACACCTCGCTGGACCTGAGCGTGAAGTTCCTCCGTCCGGTCACCGTCGCGAGCGGAATCCTGCGCTGCGAGGGCACCGTGCTGCAGCGTGGCCGTCGCACCGCCCTGGCCGAGGCCCGGCTCACCGACGCCGACGCCCGTCTCATCGCCCACGCCACCAGCAGCTGCCTCCTCTTCCCCCTCCCCCTCGACCCCCCAGCCTGA
- a CDS encoding MFS transporter encodes MSALTVRQVRGRYLTLYGLRWLPTGLMIPVMILLMQERGLSLPQIGLVSTAQGLLVLALELPTGGLADALGRRPVLLAAGALNLISLSLFAVANSFVLFFAVWALQGIYRALDSGPLESWYVDATMAADPEAEYERGLGHAGTVAGLAIGAGALLGGGLVALGPIGPVSALTVPVLAAIVAQAAALVALFVLLVEQRPATGAAALRASVIQAPRMIGQAFGLLRRSRVLLALVAVELFWGFGMVTFESLLPVRLAEVIGNPERAAALLGPANSAAWLASAAGAALTPLLLRWPGAAPGAALLRILQGVTVVGMGLFAGPVGVLVAYLACYTVHGASNPLHSGLLHRQVDGPYRTSVLSLNSMMSQPAGALGGVALTALAAATSVGTAMVVGAVVLAVAAPLYLPAWFAGRRPVDLPTDPAAVPAPVEPHAAGR; translated from the coding sequence ATGAGCGCGCTGACCGTACGCCAGGTCCGGGGTCGCTACCTCACGCTGTACGGCCTGCGCTGGCTGCCCACCGGCCTGATGATCCCGGTGATGATCCTGCTGATGCAGGAGCGCGGCCTGTCGCTGCCGCAGATCGGCCTGGTCAGCACCGCGCAGGGGCTGCTGGTGCTGGCGCTGGAGTTGCCCACCGGCGGGCTCGCCGACGCCCTCGGCCGCCGACCGGTGCTGCTCGCCGCCGGCGCGCTCAACCTCATCTCGCTGTCGCTGTTCGCGGTGGCCAACTCGTTCGTGCTCTTCTTCGCGGTCTGGGCGTTGCAGGGGATCTACCGGGCGCTGGACAGCGGCCCACTGGAGTCCTGGTACGTCGACGCCACCATGGCCGCCGACCCCGAGGCGGAGTACGAGCGCGGGCTCGGCCACGCCGGCACCGTCGCCGGGTTGGCCATCGGCGCCGGCGCGTTGCTCGGCGGCGGCCTGGTCGCACTGGGCCCGATCGGTCCGGTCAGCGCCCTCACGGTGCCCGTGCTGGCCGCCATCGTGGCCCAGGCGGCGGCGTTGGTCGCGCTGTTCGTCCTGCTGGTGGAGCAGCGGCCGGCCACCGGAGCGGCGGCGCTGCGCGCGTCGGTGATCCAGGCGCCCCGGATGATCGGCCAGGCGTTCGGGCTGCTGCGCCGCTCCCGGGTGCTGCTCGCCCTGGTGGCCGTGGAGCTGTTCTGGGGCTTCGGCATGGTCACCTTCGAGTCGCTGCTGCCGGTCCGGCTCGCCGAGGTGATCGGCAACCCGGAGCGCGCCGCCGCGCTGCTCGGGCCGGCCAACTCGGCCGCCTGGCTCGCCTCGGCGGCCGGCGCGGCGCTGACCCCGCTGCTGCTGCGCTGGCCCGGCGCCGCGCCGGGCGCCGCCCTGCTGCGCATCCTGCAGGGTGTCACGGTGGTCGGGATGGGGCTGTTTGCCGGACCCGTCGGGGTGCTCGTGGCGTATCTGGCCTGCTACACCGTGCACGGCGCGTCCAACCCGCTGCACAGCGGGCTGCTGCACCGGCAGGTCGACGGCCCGTACCGGACCAGCGTGCTCTCGCTCAACTCGATGATGTCGCAGCCGGCCGGCGCGCTCGGCGGGGTGGCGCTGACCGCGCTCGCCGCCGCCACCAGCGTCGGCACCGCCATGGTGGTCGGCGCGGTGGTGCTGGCCGTCGCCGCCCCGCTCTACCTGCCCGCCTGGTTCGCCGGTCGCCGGCCCGTCGACCTGCCCACCGACCCGGCCGCGGTCCCCGCACCCGTGGAGCCACATGCCGCCGGGCGTTAG
- a CDS encoding sugar nucleotide-binding protein, with protein MINHGEVKGVGMRERVLVVGASGFLGREVCRRAAPGRRVFGTYHSGAITAPGVEARRLDVTDRAAVRALVAQVRPDAVVSTPYRYDDWTVTADGAAHVAVAAAEVGARLVHVSSDALHAGRPSPYADDEPPTPVNAYGAAKAAAETAVRAVDPGAALVRTSLILGEGSKQIQLCRQAIAGRGALFTDMIRCPVDVTDLADAVLELVDSTYAGPLNVAGVDAVSRAELGLLVAERFGLDAAGLKTTTSAAAGLPGPGDVRLDSTRAAGLLRTRLRGVRELLAR; from the coding sequence ATGATCAACCATGGTGAGGTGAAGGGGGTCGGGATGCGGGAGCGGGTGCTGGTCGTCGGGGCCAGTGGTTTTCTCGGGCGCGAGGTGTGTCGGCGGGCGGCGCCCGGGAGGCGGGTGTTCGGGACGTATCACTCCGGCGCGATCACCGCGCCGGGTGTCGAGGCGCGGCGGCTGGACGTGACCGACCGGGCCGCCGTGCGCGCGCTGGTCGCGCAGGTGCGGCCGGACGCCGTGGTCTCCACCCCCTACCGGTACGACGACTGGACGGTCACCGCCGACGGGGCCGCGCACGTGGCGGTCGCCGCCGCCGAGGTGGGCGCCCGGCTGGTGCACGTGTCCAGCGACGCCCTGCACGCCGGTCGCCCGTCGCCCTACGCCGACGACGAGCCACCCACCCCGGTGAACGCGTACGGGGCCGCGAAGGCCGCGGCCGAGACGGCGGTGCGGGCGGTCGACCCGGGCGCGGCGCTGGTGCGTACCTCGCTGATCCTGGGGGAGGGCAGCAAGCAGATCCAGCTCTGCCGGCAGGCGATCGCCGGGCGGGGTGCCCTGTTCACCGACATGATCCGCTGCCCGGTCGACGTGACCGACCTGGCCGACGCCGTCCTGGAACTGGTCGACAGCACGTACGCCGGCCCGCTCAACGTGGCCGGCGTGGACGCGGTCAGCCGCGCCGAACTGGGCCTGCTCGTCGCGGAGCGGTTCGGCCTGGACGCGGCCGGGCTGAAGACCACCACCAGCGCCGCCGCGGGGCTGCCCGGTCCCGGCGACGTACGCCTGGACTCCACCCGTGCCGCCGGCCTGCTGCGGACCCGGCTGCGCGGGGTGCGCGAACTCCTGGCTCGCTGA